ATTCTCAAGATAATTATTCCTTTCTCtgtgttatttctatttcttgagcATGCCCATGTTATTAATATTACTTGCTTCATATTGGTTCTCTTTCATCATAGTCTCATCTGCTAGATGAGCTCTTGGAGTACAGAAGTGGTGTTTTACTTATCTGGATATATACAAAGCCTAACACAGTGCCTGTTCAAGTAcctaaaaatatttgctgaattgaatAAAGTTTATTCAAGCCTTAATAAAGTTTACtttgtattatataattttagaaatatgaaaGTGCAGAATGAAGCAAATAATCTAATATGTTATTCTTCCATTCATCCAACAAGTATTAAttgaccctccctcccaggtCTACTGGCTtactaggtggctcagtgggtaaagaatctgcctgcaatgcaagaggtgcaggagacaagggttcagtccctgggttaggaagatcccctttaaggggacatggcaacccacccccagtattcttgcctggagaatctcagggacagaggagcctggtaggctacagtccatggggtcacaaagagtcggacatgactgaagcaactgagcccGCACATCCCAGTTCTATGCTAGGCACTGGGAACCTGGCATACTAATACACAAAAGCAGCTTTCAATATAGATTGTaaattttaagttaacttttAGTAAAATTCAACACAGAAGCACAAAAGAGGAgtctcagacattaaaaaaatatatttaatattttgagaactCTCCTTCTtagattatttctttgaattgaagTCCAATCAGCCAGAGTCATAGTCAGTAGATACAGGTCCAACCTAAGTGATTCAAAACATCCAGTCAGTTAGTTAAAAGTTATGTGCACTGTTGGATTGAAACCTCTAGCATAACTTATGACCTTAGATAATGCAACCACGAGATGTGTATATCTATACTCTTCCACTTGTATTATTACTTCTCTTGAAAACCTCTtgcagagaaatgctgggctggatgaaacacaagctggaatcaagattgctgggagaaatatcaataatcttagatatgcaggtgacaccacccttatggcagaaagggaagaagaactaaagagccttttgatgaaagtgaaagaagagagtgaaaaagttggcttaaaactcaacattcagaaaactaagatcatggcatccggtcccatcacttcttggcagagagatggggaaacagtagaaacagtgacagactttatttttttaggctcaaggctccaagatcactgcagatgatgactgcagccatgaaattaaaagatgcttgctcctcggaagaaaaggtatgaccaacctagacagcatataaaaaagcagagacattactttatcaacaaaggtccgcctagttaaagttatggtttttccagtagttatgtatgaatgtgagaattagactataaagaaagctgagtgctaaagaattgatgcttttgaaccgtgatgttggagaaaactcttgagagtcacttggagtgcaaggagatccaaccagtccatcctaaaggaaatcagtcctgaatattcattggaaggactgatgctgaagctgaaactccaaaactttggccacctgatgcaaagaactgactcattggaaaagaccctgttgttgggaaagatcgaaggcgggaggagaaggggacgacagaggatgagatggttggatggaatcaccaacgtgatagacatgagtttgagtaggctctggaagttggtgttgaacagggcctggcatgttgccatccatggggtcacaaagactcagacacaactgagcgactgaactgaactgaaaatttctaGCACTTCAGAGACATTTGAGAAATTCAAGCACACGTTCAATCaggaaacatttctttcatcttctgtgATTGGCTAGGTTTCACCCCTCATAAAgcaggtgttttttttctttgtctttccttcaAGACCAGTTTTGAACATTATTGTAAGCAAATAGCAGTGAGAAATGACAGATAACCCACTCTTGGCTAAGAGGCAGTGTTTTAATCATTTCCTCTCTGGTGAATAGTTGGATAACTATGACTAGACGTGATTTGATTCCTACAAAATGCCCTCAGTTACCTTCTGAAAATATTGGGATTGCTGGTTGTCCCCTTAGGACTAGAAAACAGTtaattccttccctttctttgaaACTATCAAGGATTGATCAGTTTCTTAACTATTTAAAGTCAGATAGAAGTGGATGTATACACTATCAGCTACTTGAATAATGGAATCATAAACATGAATCAAATGAACAATTTAGTGAGAATACAGGAGGGCATGAATATGAGATGTTCAGTGAGTAGATGAAGTAATGttcattaaaactttaaaaactttaatgGAAATTGTGATCATATTCAACAAATGTTCCAAGTGACAGTGTTGGGATACTAAAAACTTActggccaaaaggaaaaaagcatgGTGTGTTGAAAACTAGAGTAGTGACAATTGTGAAAATCACAGAAAGGCAGTAAGCTCATTGCCCAATTTGGGAAGAATTGATTTTTGTTTGAATAAAGTATCTTTTCATTAAAGTATAATCTTTGCTACTGTGACAAATGAAAGAATTGACAAGctgtgtcttttccttttctttctttcctttacagATCAAATGAAGCACAGAGGTCTGAGAATGTGCTCAAGATCAAACTTGATGAAGCTTCTTTTTGAGTAGTGAACCCTCATAATGGGGAACCAGTAGCAATTAGATCGTTTTTTCATTTAATCCATAAAAATAGAACATTATGAAGACAGGTTGAAATAGAGCTAAAATTGTCATTATTACAGTTGCCACCTATGACTCATGTGTAGAGAATCATTTCATGCTACAGTCTAAAAATGATGAATATAGCTTTCATCTCTGATAAACACTGACCATAATCTCTCCCATCATGGATGCTGCCAACAGGAGtacaattaaaacagaaaagggaCACAAATGATGTATTACCTTTTCCAATATGTAATGAATACACTTTGGGACTattcttaataataaatatttattatttagagCATCTATATGAATAtgaaagacataaaaaaataaaaatctaagaaaGTAGATTCATGCAACACTTTTATAAAAGGTGAATATAATGTAATAAGTCCATGAGCTTTAAAGGGAAATGAGGTGGCTGGCTAGGGAGAGGACAAGGTGCTGGAAGGTCACTACCCAGTCAGGGTCACAGCTGTTTTGGGGGATTGTTGGGCTTCTGTAGGCTTGGTCTGGCTCACACTTCTCCTGTTGGACTTGTCTATTGTTCGGACAGCTTTTTTCACCCAGTCAACGTGGGGATCAGCACAGACTTTAAGGCCACGTCTGGTAATGAATCTGTAATGCAAGGAAAAGATAGGCAAAATTAGTCACATCTCCAAAGCCTTGGGACCAAAAGTTAAGATCAGATTGTATAAAAGAGATTTTGTGCAGAAATGACTGGGCAAATCAGTATTCTAGATACATTAGATCTTAAATGAAAATCTTTCTTCtgcaatctattttttttcatgaagaaaaaatagCTCCAGATAATACCCAGATTCCTTGTTCAGAATTTTGTGTAGGTTCCTTTCCTCATCATTGCTAACAAATGATGTAATTAAACTAGACATTTGAAGCCATCTAGATTATTTATtacatgtcattttctttttgaaatctaAACACATTCATCTTATTTTCTGGACAaaaagtggtttctttaccataTTTTTGGTGGTAAAGTTGTAATTATATTTTGGGAAGTGTtgctattttgaaaatgaaatcctGGAAAGAGAATGGTACCATGTAGGCTAGTTGTTAACATTATTCCTTGAGATGTGGCAACTGATAAAATATGGCATTTTACTCCAAGATaccaaaaaggaagagaaaggcagggatgtgagtgggatgggaagggaggcatCCCACACCAGTGTGGCTCTGTGCTCAAATCCTGATCTGATCCAGCCATCTCTAAACCTAACCTTCCAGACCGAGCACATTATTCATCTAGTTCCTGGTCTGATTCTTCTGTTAAGATAAGTCGGAAAGGAGGGTGACAGTCTTCACTTGGTTGACAATTTTTTGTCATCATCATTGTTTGGGGCTACACAAGACATGGTTAATATGGAAAAGTAAAAGACCTATTGGCTAAGTTGAGGTCTTCCTCCTTGTTAACTTATTTTTCCCAAGGAGGCCAGCCTTTCTGTACACTGTGTTCCATGAAGCCCAGCTTTGGGCAGAGAAACTCACATCACTGCTTTCATGGAGCCCTCCTTGATGGTGTAGGTCTTGATGTTTTTAATTGGCAGTCGCTGTGTAGTCAGACTCACACAGATGCTCTTTTCTAGAACTTCACTCCCCACACCTGTACAGAAAATCaagcaaacaaaactaaaatataatttctaataatATAAATGTTAGAGTGTCATCAATCAAAACAAAGAGTGACCTGATAAAGAGTAGTTTGGGGCAGTCAATATTAAACATGGGAGAGGTAGCTCATTTTTTACTGAATCCATAAAGGTGTTGTTTTAAAtagtaaaatgtgaaatatacaaAGGAAGTAGTTCATAAAGTTCTTATCCTCAATAGAAGGACTAAAAGGAGattaaatttttcagttttgagaACATCTTacatcagagaaaggaaaataacatgGGAGGGTTAATAATGTCACAGATTTGCTAAAATCTAATGAAGGTTTCTGTGTGCCTATTTTCTCCTAAGATGAAGAGACTGGTATTTGCTTCTCAGGGAAGCAAACATTCTTACAGAATATTTCTCTGAGAAATATTAAGCCAAAAAGCACCTAAAATAATAGTCGATAATGATCAAATCTGAGCTTTCTGATGTAGTGTTGCTGAAATCAGAAGGTTTTTATAATCATAACACTGAGCAGGTGTTCACTAACATTGCTCTTCATCTCCTCTTTCTATCACTCAATATCCAGCCTGCACATTCTTTACCCTCTATATttgccaatttatttttaatgctaaatgtttttctgaaCCCAGTGAAAGGGAAATACTTAAATGTCTGCAATCCTCATCAGTCTTCATTCCCCTATTCATACATGGTTTTCATCATATGGCAGCCTATTTTCCCAGAAAAATGCCAGCTAGCCAGGTTTAGACAACACTTGGTATAAACTTTTTCAtttcaacaatatttttttattcaggGCCCAATTTCAGGGGGTTCTGGAGAGTGCCATCTCTATTTATTGGCACCCTTGCAGATACATGGTCTATTCTAGTCTAAGTAAAAAGGCTGTAGATTAAGAGGTTGAAAGGTGAGTTAACTGAGTTATTAATTATAACCAAAGGATATTCTGTCTTGTCAGAGGCATAAGGAAAAATACGCTCCGaccagttgggaaaaaaaaatgatcttttaaGAAATATGTGAAGAATGTTCAGGAAAGGCTCAGTGTAACTAAATCTCATCTGGATATGTCTTGTAAGTTTAATTTATTGTATATAAGTCATTGATATTTGTTAGTACTTATGGTCTTTTATAAACTCAAGAAATTTATCACAAGTGGGAATAACATTCATAGCAATAATAATATTCTCTCCTACACACTTAAAGGTAAAAATTGATATCCTAGATATGAGGTCATGAGCTTCCAGTCAATTCTGTTTTAATACAAAACGTTGATTTGCTTCAGATCATACATCCTCTAGCTCACTCTCCCATCATGAATACTTTAcatttttaagcaattttttgAGATATGGGGCAGTTATCTTTACTGAACAAACACATTATTTAATCCCTGGtatatctatttctattttttgaactttttattttgtattggggtatagccaattaacaatgttatgataatTTCAGGTTAACAGCAAAggggtaaatatttttaaatttatcaataCTAAATAGGCAAACGCTTCAAAGATATATACAATTGTTTTCATTATGCTACTCCTAACATTAATAAACAAATTAGTATTTGCCTGGAAATCTGATAAATGATcataagttttatttcattttaattgtagGTAAGCAAATTAGTTATTACATTTATCTTAAAGATAATTAAACCTAGGCCCGGAGAGGTTAAGAAATTTACCCCAAATTACCTAGTTGTGAAAAATAGGAGCCCAGACTCATCAATTTCTATCTTCAAAATCTACAAAGTCTCCTAGAGTCAAATTATACCCATTTTGCGCACAGAAAGACTGAGGCTTAGCTTGGAGAAAGTAGTTGACTCCATTCTAAATCTGAGTCAATACCAAAATGCCCGGCCACTGCCTGTACACCTAGATATTCCTTATCTCGTAAATAACTTGACTCACCTTCCACAGTGTATGCAGCGAGACTGCAGATCACCAGGCAGGTCAGGATGAGAAGTCTCATGGCTGAGGTCCCCTGAGCTGTGAAGCAAGAGGCTGAGGACCTTGGCTCCTCTGAGTCTCTTTTATCCCCCCAGTGGTCAGCGCACTTCCTGTGCTGAGAGGGGGACTTTCAAGGTGGGTGTGGAATCACGGAAAGTCTTCGCAGTACTGGTGCTTTCttagtttgaaaaaaaagttccttTGTCTCCACTCACACTAACCCCACATCTTGTggccttttctcctcctcctgtggTTAAAGTGTCAGTGAAACCTTATGTGTGTACAAAAGAAACGTAGTTGTCTCGTCTCCTGCCGCCAGTCTAAATGCAAACCTCCCATGCACGCATGTCCCAAGGCCATGTCGGTGTGATGGCCCAGGCGGGACATGGTGTAAAGGAAAGGGGTGGGATGGTCACTGTGGTCCCGTTCCCCCACTAGCTCAGGCAGCATGTGCTGTGACACGAGGCTTCCACCACTGGATAATATGCCCGGGGGTACCATCCTTGGGGAAAAGGAAagggcagcccgctccagtattcttgcctggagaatcccacggacagaggagcctggcaggctatatacagtccatggggttgcaagagttggacgcgacttagcgactaaatcaccaccaccatccttgGTGACTCCTTAGGGAGCCAAAGTGAGACTGCTACTTTCCCGAGcttctcattcctctgccttcttttcttctcttttctctcctttgttccCATTCAGTTGATCCCCTTTATTACTCCACTCTTTCCACGTGCCAAGAAACAATTAAATAAGGGTGTTTGTAGCCTGTCTATATTCACAGGTTTGCTTTATTGTAGTTTACtacatatagtttttaaaaacgaTTTTGAAAATTTGTcctgacaaactttattttcaaaaaaagtaaaacaaaattataatattaCCATTcggattgtttttatttttaatgtttttcagtgAGTCTCTATTGGAATATATATGTTTGGATAACTGTGAAAATTACAAATCCTAATATTTTTACGGCAATGTAAATATCCTCCCATGTTTCTTCATAGTCTTCATATTTCTACTGTGTAAATGCAtacaaagggacttccctggtggttgagtggtaaagaacctgcctgccaagcaggagacacaggttagatccctgggtcaggaagattccccgaagaaagaaatggcaatccacttcagcattcttgcctaggaaatcccatggacagcggagtctggctggctatagtccatggagtcacaaaaaagtTGAACAAGACTTAGAGACTTAATAACAACaaacatacacagagacacattAAATTATTCCCTTATAACTTATTGTCATGTAGACTATATCTGTAaggtaaattttctttaatatacaCTGAATAAATTCCTTTTAGTAACCAGGAGTAAGATTACCAGGCAAAATCCTATGATCATCTTTATAACTCTTGCAACATATTGACATAGTCTTCCCAAAATGTCATTTCAATTTCCAGTGCTTCTAGCAGCATTTGACTGTATCAGTTACAATATAATCTTTCTGGCACTTGAtttgttgttttggggttttgtcttgttttgtttaatAGGTATCTATAAAACACATGTGTTAATTATGTGTGAAGCTAAAAGGTCTTGTCATTACTATTCAGGGATATGAAAATAACATTCTCATGAAATATATGTATAGCTAAAAGCTTTTGCCATTGCTATTAGTGATATGAAAACAAATtcctgtatttttataaaattataggtTACATTTTAAGGCATTATTCATCAATGGCATTTAATTTTCCAGTCAAACTATTCAGAGCTTCAAATAACTTTTTAGTTATTGCCACCTGGCTACCATCAGTACTTAAATTCTGAACACATTTTGCTACTCAAAATGTTTCTCTTCCTATTACTCTGTGACACTGAATAAGGCTTTATCTTCTAGTCAGTTCCCAAATACAGATTGCTGAGATCATCTTAGACTCATTCCCAGCCACCCATATTTTTCTCAACCAAGCTGTACTAAGTATACCTTCTATGTAGCTGTTGTAtccatgttctctctctctgcactGTCCAAGGCAGGACCTCCCCCTTCCTTGTTAGGACCCCTGCAGTAGACCAACTGATTCCCCAGGTTTGGGTCCCCTCCCTTTCCAATCTGTTTTCCTCAGTATTACCTGAATAATCATTCTAAAGCCTTAATCTAATCGAGTTGTCTTCCTGCTGAGAACTTCTTTGCTAATTCCTATTGCTTACAGGATTCATTTCAAATCTCATATTGTcttatataaaaatgttcaaGATTTAACACTGCTTTTCCTTGAAGACTCATATTTCACCACTCATCGTTTTGCTCCTGAACCTCTAGACTTAACAAATGTCTGTTTAACCAACCAAATGGGCCATCCTCTTTTCTAATCCCCacttttgtttccttcatttggAATAACCATTTCATATCCCTATATAATTATGTGTAAATTCCTCCTCTTCCTACAAGTTTTCCTGAATTATCTATACACATTTATCTATGCCTCCTTCTATGCTCTCTTGGAACTTCCTAGCcactaatttcattttattctctactcagtttcatttttctatctCCTACCAGATGGCAAGCTCCTTGAAAGTAGGCAGTTTGCCTCAGGTCTGTCTACTAGTGAAATGTCTGCTATATAGTGGTCATTCACCAAATGGTCTGTGAATAAATGAGTTCTTTTCAAAAGACcagaattaaaatgattttacatTAAGTAAAGGATGAACATCTAAAAACATTGTGCCTAAACATTGTGCC
The genomic region above belongs to Odocoileus virginianus isolate 20LAN1187 ecotype Illinois chromosome 11, Ovbor_1.2, whole genome shotgun sequence and contains:
- the LOC110125246 gene encoding lymphotactin-like, whose translation is MRLLILTCLVICSLAAYTVEGVGSEVLEKSICVSLTTQRLPIKNIKTYTIKEGSMKAVIFITRRGLKVCADPHVDWVKKAVRTIDKSNRRSVSQTKPTEAQQSPKTAVTLTG